A genome region from Alteripontixanthobacter maritimus includes the following:
- a CDS encoding phosphotransferase family protein has protein sequence MTSILPAIDAEKAFVGTVAPEGDDRLDLVKLTPWMEANVPGFTGPLEQAKFKGGQSNPTYKLSSPSGNYVLRRKPYGKLLPSAHAVDREFRVQSGLESVGFPVAPQYGLCEDDDVAGSMFYVMGMVDGRTIWNGAMPGADPAERRAVYFEMTDVLAQLHSVDLERAGLTEYGKPGNYFGRQVGRWTKQYKLAETERLEPMERLIEYLAATLPEQTRTSIVHGDYRIDNMIFGAEGTPDAIKVLAVLDWELSTLGDPLADFTYFCMAYVTENGGRSGVEDVDRKALGIPELEEVVERYSAATGRDSVPDMNWYFAYNFFRLAGIMQGIKKRVIDGTASSAHAKAMSERVAPLAEAAWGFAKKAGA, from the coding sequence ATGACCAGCATCCTTCCCGCGATCGATGCCGAAAAGGCATTCGTCGGCACCGTGGCGCCGGAAGGCGACGACCGGCTCGATCTTGTGAAGCTGACCCCTTGGATGGAGGCCAATGTGCCGGGCTTCACCGGCCCGCTGGAGCAGGCAAAATTCAAGGGCGGCCAGTCGAATCCGACTTACAAGCTGTCTTCCCCATCCGGGAACTATGTGTTGCGGCGCAAGCCTTATGGCAAATTGCTGCCGTCCGCCCACGCCGTCGACCGCGAGTTTCGCGTGCAGTCGGGCCTGGAATCTGTCGGCTTCCCGGTCGCCCCGCAATACGGGTTGTGCGAGGATGACGATGTCGCGGGTTCGATGTTTTACGTGATGGGCATGGTCGACGGGCGCACGATCTGGAACGGCGCTATGCCCGGCGCGGACCCGGCCGAGCGCCGCGCAGTCTATTTCGAGATGACCGACGTTCTGGCGCAGCTGCATTCCGTCGACCTGGAACGCGCAGGCCTGACCGAATATGGAAAGCCAGGCAATTATTTCGGCCGCCAGGTCGGACGCTGGACCAAGCAATACAAGCTGGCAGAAACCGAGCGGCTGGAGCCGATGGAACGGCTGATCGAATATCTTGCCGCCACCCTGCCCGAACAGACGCGCACCAGCATCGTCCACGGCGACTACCGCATCGACAATATGATCTTCGGCGCGGAAGGCACGCCTGATGCCATCAAGGTGCTGGCAGTGCTCGACTGGGAGCTATCCACACTGGGCGATCCGCTGGCGGATTTCACCTATTTCTGCATGGCTTATGTAACGGAAAACGGTGGCCGTTCAGGCGTCGAAGATGTCGACCGCAAGGCGCTGGGCATTCCGGAGCTGGAGGAAGTCGTCGAACGGTATTCCGCCGCGACGGGACGCGACAGCGTGCCGGATATGAACTGGTACTTCGCCTATAATTTCTTCCGGCTGGCAGGCATCATGCAGGGCATCAAGAAACGCGTGATCGACGGCACCGCATCCTCCGCCCATGCCAAGGCGATGAGCGAACGGGTTGCCCCTTTGGCCGAGGCTGCATGGGGTTTCGCCAAAAAGGCCGGGGCGTAG